Within Anopheles ziemanni chromosome 2, idAnoZiCoDA_A2_x.2, whole genome shotgun sequence, the genomic segment GGTGATGAGAGTTACCGGCTGGGACACACCGTTCCCGCACGTATTCGAACCATTCTACATTCCCGACAAGCATCGATGCCTAGCTGGTATTCGTAAACTTATCGATTACTAGGAAAGAAGATCAGGCAACACTCAACATTTTCTGTTGATGCCAAAGTTCCAATGGTGTTGATTCAAAATCAGCAACCACAAACCTGATAACTGATGCATTTATTCCGAGTCTAAAACGTAATGAAACGTAACGTGGTTTCGTAACTTTTCCTATGTTTGTTGTATAACAACTCGTACTCACGTACTATTTGTGCCTTAATAAAGTCTTCCTGTTGCATATTTTCTATCCCTGTTGAATCGCGtccttttctttcacttcaaTTCACCAACAACGTACGCGTGGtagtattttttaatatatttcttCTCACTACACTTTTCaagtaaaaaacaatattCGAAAAAGAGAACGTATTATAGAATGAAAGTGTGTTTTGTCAGTAGTTATAACAATAAATAGGCACTTGTTAATATAGTTACAAATCTATCCATAGTTTCACGCTATTCGCTTCATGCGAGTAAGGCGATCATCCAAGTGTTCGTTCTCAATCCGGTTTTACTTTCCTCACCCATAATTCCGATGCCGTCTCAAAGATATCCGGCCAAGCAAGTCTGCTCTTCCTCTacgttccatttttcctccgcTTCATTCATTCGTCTGCATAAATAACACGCACTATTGGCATCGGTTGTATAGAAGTAGGGCTTAAATTCATCTACAAAAATGCGTTGATTGCAATTAGCGTTCTGCATCTATGATCTATCATATTGTTTTGTGGCTGGTAAGTCTGGTTGGTCGATTGTTCATTAGTGTTGTGGTTTCGGTTTGCCGCGACCACTATTGCTTGGAGTGGTAATACGATTAGTCTAGGGAAAACAAGCACAACCGGGAGGACGGGGACTACTTGGTACGTAAAAACTTAGTTGATTGCAATCAATCGGGGTAAGAGCACGAACAAACTCGTTGTAAGAATATGTCTAACATTTAACACTAGCAATGAGAACGCATACTCTGCCGATAATTGTTAcccggttttcttttcttggtaCATTTAACAGGATGTAGTACGTTTCTTCGTATTATTATTGCACTGCTCAAGGGAAAACGCAAATAGAAAGGCAACAGAAAAACACAGTAGGCACATTTGAAACACCTTATCGCGGTCACGTTTCTTGGATAATTAACttacttggttttttttttttttgacacacCTTGTCAACTGTTGTCCAATTTGTAGTGGTATAGCGAACATTTGCAaatctttgtttttaaattagtaATTTAGCACAACATTTCAATAACGGCTCACAGCCGGCCTTCGGATCGGGGTTTTGACTCTGTGAGTAAGCGATAATTTAGCTGCTTTTTCTTCGATTCTACATTATTAGCATTATCTACACGTAACATCAGTTAGACAACTTGTTTAAATCCATTTTAACGATTATATAATAGTTTAAGTTTGCCCCCCGTTAGTCAAACATTCCATTCCTTATAAATACctcttttctctttcatttCTTCGTTGTTGCCTTTTTGCATATCATATCGAGAATGTGCAGTGCgtgtattttaatttgtttatggTGTTAAAGCTAATTTCGGTATAAAGATCAAACTGTTCATCACACGTTCGGTTCTCTTTTTGTAcggagtttgtttttcgttgacGCGCCAACAGAAACGTGTTAAAACCGTGTAGCAACCACACAACTGCGTCTATTAATTACACACGACCCGCGAGATAAGCAGAACAAGGAATTCCGGGATCCATTGTGATTTCACTTTGTAATATTTGGCAACAACTGTTTTCAACTTTCTTTTCTTATAATCTCTTCATACAGGAAATCTCTTCTCCTTTATGTAGTTTGAATTGTTCGACTCTTGTCGTTCTAGTTGATTTAAAAGATATCTCCAATTCCACATCGAACTGCTACAGTTTAAAATGATTGTGTTATTTAACTTGCACCAACTCTCTTACCTTCGATGGAGCTACTACATTGTAAGTAGCAGATTGGTACCTACATCCAAATAAACGCAACTAAGTAACGCAGAACTTACGCACACCGGTTGACCGTTGTTAGAAGACAAATTGGAAGAACACATGGGGCGAACATGGGTGATGTTCACCATAACGCGAGCAGTGGATTTGAAtggaaggtggtggtggtggtggtggtggaggacaACAACACACAGACTAGAACTGGGAGGACAACTCCGACCTGGCCTGGTGGTAAATTAGTATTGATACCAGGGCTGTCGACGTACCCAGCGTAGTCGTTGGTTGGTTTGATCGGATCGGATCTTGATGCTGGCACCTTCCGCGGCGCGTACCGTTTCCTTGACCTACGAGAAAATGGGGACAAGTGTAAGTATGTGGGCGGATTCTGATTGTATCGTTCCGACGCGATAACTTACACTCTGCATAAGATTCTGCGCGTTGCCAACAAGCATCTCCGTTGCCTCGCGATCCTCCTCCGAGCCCTGGGCACCCAGCATGGTGGCCTTCACAGTGGAGAGAATCTTCAGCTGTGTGCCGATGGTCGGGATGCGCTCGCACACCTGCAGGAGGTTCGTGCGGATACGCTTGTCCGTACACTGGCGTGCCAGTTGCTTCGCCAACCGTGTCACGTCTTCCGACGCCTCGGCGATCTGTTTCGCAGTGGCGATCAGCTCCCGCTTGCTGCCCTTCGAGTCGGCCCGCACCAGCTCCGAGAGGCGTGCCATCAGGACGGCCATACGCTTAGCCGCGGCAATGATTTCGTTGTCCTTCGACGACCACTGGCGTACCTCCTGGTGCAGCCCGTGGGCAGCCATCAGGATTGGCTGGTTAGCGTGAGGCATGCTTCCCGCCTGGAATACATCATCCTCGTCGTCTGTCTCGGGCACGACCGGAGGCGGTGGACGCATCGGTGGAACGTTTTCTCTCGGCAGTGGTGGCCGCGGCGGTGGAACCGTCTCGTTCGAGTGCAGCTGCAGTTGGGTCAGGTCGGGCATTTCCGGAACGTCGGGCGCGTGGGTGATGGCACCACGTACGTTGCGGACGCTCTGCAGGAGCGCTTTGTTCGCTTCGCGCCAGTTTGAAGCGGCCACCGGGTCGGCGATGTTAGTGGATACATTTTTCGCTTCCTGTACCATCGGCGAAATCGAACCCTGTAGCTGATCGGAGGCGCCGTTCACGCGCGTAATGTACTCCGGGTCTTCTGAGTTGTCGGCCTCCTGTTTGGCCACGAGCAGCACACGGTTGGCCAGTCGTGCCTCGCTCGACGTGTTGTCCACCATCTTCTGCGGCTGGCGCGTGCGGATTGCGTCATCGCACAAGAACGAATGCTTCTGCATCTGCTTCTCGGATGCTTCAATAAAGTCGGCCGGATCGGTGGCCTGATCGCACAGTGTCCGCATGCGCAGGATCGTATCGGCGTACTGCTGCTTGAGGTTGTTCAAATGTTCCTCGGCCGCCTTGCTCGTCGGGTAGTTCATCCGAATGCGCCCGGCCGAGATGAGCTGAGGCGTCAGGCTGTCGACCTGGTTGGCCGATGCGAGCAGCACCTCGGCGAGCTTTTTATTGCCTCCCGAACCACCGGCGGCCACCATGCGGCTCGTTTTCGAAGCACGGTCGCTGAAGGCCTGCAGGCGGTTTGATTTCTGGTTGAAATTCTGCTCCCTCCCTGGCGTGCCTTCCGGCTGTGCGACCGCCTCCATGAACTGCTTCAACGGGGTGGAGATGTCAATGAAATCTTCCACCACCCGATTGACCACGGCGTCCTGAATCTGCTTCTTCAGGCCGTGCAGCTTCTCGTTCAGCCGACGCGCAATCTCCTGAGCCTGTGGCGTATGGCCCAAACCGTTGGCGCACATCTGCGAGAAATCGTGGGCCAGCTGTTCCACCTCGTCGCACAGCTGCATCATTTCGGCCTTCTGGTGTCCACCCAGCCCGTCTGCAACGCGCCTGCCTTCATCCACGATCAGCGCGATGGCACGCACGCCCAGTCCACGATCGTCTTGCGTGGGGTTCTGCAGCCAGCGGCATGCCTGCTCCAAACGGCCCTGCACGGTGTGCGCCGTCTGCTGAAGACCTGCCTTGTCCACTCCCATGATCGCGTTTAGCACCGACTGCTCCAGGTTGCCCAGTTTGTCACGGATGTCGCGCGCGATGTTGTCCGCGTGTGGTGTCGTTCCTTTGCCATCCTGGCGCAAATCGCACAGCGTGTTCGTCATTGCACTTATATCTCCCGCGAGTTTTCGCAGGATGTGCGAGTCCTGCGGCAGGCAACGGTCGGCCACCTTCAGCCCATTCTCGACGATCTGCCGGAGGGCTTTCTCACCGACACCGCCACGCAGTGCGTACGGATTGCGCAGCCAATCGTTGGCTGCCTCCATCTTGTTGTTGATCACGTTGTGGATCTTCTTCAGCACCGTCAGGTTGTCCAGCTCGCTCTGATCCTCGTCGTACGTCGTTAGCTGAAGCACGCGAATGATCTCCTGCAGCTCCTCGCTCATCCGCGACGCTAGGTAGTTCCGGTTCTCTGCCGCTTCCTCCGAACCCTTGCCGCTCTGCTCCGCAATCAGGATGTACACCTTCATGCTGCAGATCAGGATGGGAGCGAGAATCTTCAACTGCTCCAGACAGCGCACCAGTATCTCGCTGTGCACCTGATGCGTCAGTTCCTTCTCACGCGCGCTCACCTGGTGCGTCACCTTGCTGAGGCACGGGCTGAGATCCTTCAGGAACTGCACCAGATCTTCCATCGTGTCGATCACCTCCGACACGGCCAGATAGTCGAGCACGCGCTTGCACTCACGCACGATCTTGCGCACCTCGGACTCGTCGAAACACAGCAGCAACGAGGAGGTACCTTGCAGGATGCCACGCGAACCCTCGATCAGCTTCTTGCGCGCCGGGCCGGAGAAGGGATCCGAACGGAGCATCAGTGACGCCTCCTCCAGCAGCTGGGCGGCCGTTTCAACGCGCGTCAGCGACGATGGCATGTCCTGCTTGAGAATGTCGTCGTCCGAGTTTTGTATGGTTTCGCGCCCAACGCGGACCAGATTTGTCACTGCCAGCGACACGGCTTGTACTGGCCGGCCGAGATCCGGCATAGCATTTCCATCTTCCGCCTCTTCGTGCAGTATCACCAACCGGGAGACCTACgagacaaacaaataaacacgcTTTAGATAAAGATAACGCTTTACAAAAAATGTACCCAACATGCCTTTCATTTGTACACACGCATGTATTGACACATCTTTCCCAcagcttttttatttattttattgtcatTCCCACGGctttttgaataataatttaagCACGTTTCGTTGAACATCATGAGAAAGTTACGTTGCACTTCTACCAGAAAGAGACATAAGACCCGAGTGcttggttttttatttgaaaatgaatcTCTTTATAGCGCAAAATTATTGGAAGCTAACCAAAACCCGGATGCATCATAGTAGCCATAAATATAAAAtgcagagagaaaaaaatgccCTATCAACCAAATCCTGTACAAAAAGTGTGCCAATGGAAGTTTTATCAAGAAACGATGCCAAAATTTGCGCAATTCATTTTTTCTACCACCAATCGACCGAATGCGCTCCGATTGCATTCGTTGCGACTTttcctgaaaaaaaaagtgcaatcAATGTACAGCACACAAGTGAGACTCCGTGAGGTTTGCAGCAAATACTTATCGGCACTTGGGGCAAATAGATTGagttcaatttaatttccattaaTCACTCACCAACCATTGCTAATGGCAGTCGTCAACGGCGTGCAATAGAAAAGTTAAGGAAAGTATTGCGTGTAGTAAAAATGCTCTGGTCATGTGATGGGCAGCATTCCAATGGTAACCAATGGTAACCGCTTCCAATGGTAACCATAAATAGTGCCGCACTGGTTGAGATATGTCTGTGGTGTCAGTAAATCACCCACAACCTGGGCCCAACCATTTCCGCTACCATTTACATTTCCGAACGTCGACCCTATTTGCCTGTGTAAAATATGCatcctttcgtttttctttttttaaataaaatgccaCACAATACTGATGCAATAGAAATCATCTTTCGCCTCTCCGCTACACTCCCTGCCCGTCCCGTGTCGGGGAGTAGCCGTCGTCTTGTAGCCGTTAATAAAAATACATCGTAAAAACCGGAAACCCACATCGAATAAGCTGACAGACGGGCAATCAAAAAGTGCGAGCGGGTATGTTTTCTGCGGTAAGTTGTTGCATCGTCGGAACCTAAACCAGCAGGACAGAACAGAAGGAACAAAGTGCGGGTGTCTTCACCTTTCGGGCCATCAGTGACGTCTTCGTTCCCCCGCGTGTTCATGTGTCACGCTTATTTACGGATGATTCACAGTTTATTTTCGGCAAGCGAACACTATGCCCTCGCGTCCACCACCGGTTGGGTCGTTTGGATGGTGCGAGAAACAAACGCCAACGTTTGAGGGATAGGACTAACTCACCCTCCGACACCTTCTCCAATTTCACGATCCGTGTGTAGTAAGCGCGTT encodes:
- the LOC131282049 gene encoding vinculin is translated as MPVFHTKTIESILEPVAQQVSRLVILHEEAEDGNAMPDLGRPVQAVSLAVTNLVRVGRETIQNSDDDILKQDMPSSLTRVETAAQLLEEASLMLRSDPFSGPARKKLIEGSRGILQGTSSLLLCFDESEVRKIVRECKRVLDYLAVSEVIDTMEDLVQFLKDLSPCLSKVTHQVSAREKELTHQVHSEILVRCLEQLKILAPILICSMKVYILIAEQSGKGSEEAAENRNYLASRMSEELQEIIRVLQLTTYDEDQSELDNLTVLKKIHNVINNKMEAANDWLRNPYALRGGVGEKALRQIVENGLKVADRCLPQDSHILRKLAGDISAMTNTLCDLRQDGKGTTPHADNIARDIRDKLGNLEQSVLNAIMGVDKAGLQQTAHTVQGRLEQACRWLQNPTQDDRGLGVRAIALIVDEGRRVADGLGGHQKAEMMQLCDEVEQLAHDFSQMCANGLGHTPQAQEIARRLNEKLHGLKKQIQDAVVNRVVEDFIDISTPLKQFMEAVAQPEGTPGREQNFNQKSNRLQAFSDRASKTSRMVAAGGSGGNKKLAEVLLASANQVDSLTPQLISAGRIRMNYPTSKAAEEHLNNLKQQYADTILRMRTLCDQATDPADFIEASEKQMQKHSFLCDDAIRTRQPQKMVDNTSSEARLANRVLLVAKQEADNSEDPEYITRVNGASDQLQGSISPMVQEAKNVSTNIADPVAASNWREANKALLQSVRNVRGAITHAPDVPEMPDLTQLQLHSNETVPPPRPPLPRENVPPMRPPPPVVPETDDEDDVFQAGSMPHANQPILMAAHGLHQEVRQWSSKDNEIIAAAKRMAVLMARLSELVRADSKGSKRELIATAKQIAEASEDVTRLAKQLARQCTDKRIRTNLLQVCERIPTIGTQLKILSTVKATMLGAQGSEEDREATEMLVGNAQNLMQSVKETVRAAEGASIKIRSDQTNQRLRWVRRQPWYQY